A window of Fusarium oxysporum Fo47 chromosome II, complete sequence genomic DNA:
GTGTAAGATAGCAACCGTGACAATGGTTCATCAGCACGGAGATCATCATAAAATCCCCGCCAAGCACCGGATTCACAAGTAAGACCTAAGCTCTCAACCCAACATCACCATGCACTAACACTCACAGACCCGGAGCATGGCTTCCCGCCGACCATCGCGTGCACAGAGAGTACATGCGCCGCGTCACAAAGTACGCCGATGAGAACCCCAAAGAGCTCGTCCCCGTTCTTCAAGAGTTCAAAGACTTTATTGAGAAGACGCCCCGCGTGTACATGTACTTCATCCAGATGTTTGAGGAGATCCCCCAGAAACACCCGTACCAGAGTGATCCTACTGGTACACCTCAGTTGAGAGACTATGAGCATATGCTGCAGGTACTCAATCACATTTTTAGCACGGCGCCAGAGTGGACGGATGCGGCGGAGAGTGTGGGCATGGTAGGTGTGCCGCTTTGTGCCATCTTTGACTATCCTATGGGAACGCCTAGGTGAGTTTGATtagagatgagatgagaaggTGATTGCTGATCAAGGTAGTGGTTATGCGGCGTTTTTGGACCCTGATGTGAATCGGATGCTGAAGAAGGTTCTCAACCACTGGGGCAAGTTTCTCATGGTATGTTAGTCCATACGAGTTATCCCGACAGTTGCACTGACAACAAGTAGACACCTAAATCGGCTGAAGTTCTGGGAGATCATAAGCAGGGCTGGTTCGGACCCGTGGGTCTGAATGACCTCGTCGAGGTCGCCAACAAGCCCAACAAAACGAACTTCAAGTTTGAGGAGGTCTTTGAGTGTGATCCATCAGCCAAATACTACGGCTTCAAGTCCTGGGACGGTAAGCCAAAAGCTTCACCACCATGAACCATAGCTCACAATTGGCATAGACTTTTTTACTCGCAAGGTTCGCGACAGCGCTCGCCCCGTTGCTTCACCAGATGACGACCTCGTCATCGCCAACTGCTGCGAATCACGCGTGTACAACATTGAACGCGACGTGAAACTCCGCGACCGTTTCTTCGCAAAGGGCCAACCTTACTCTATCCTCGACATGCTGGCTCATGATCCTCTGGCTGAGAAATTCGCCGGCGGAACGATCTACCAAGCCTTCCTGTCCGCTCTCTCCTATCACCGCTGGCACACTCCCGTCTCCGGTAAGGTCGTACGTGCCTTTGTCCAAGACGGTACGTATTTCAGCGAGCCTCTATTCGAAGGTGTAGGCGAACCTGGATCGACGGAGATCTCGTCAGCGGGATTGTCGCAGAGTCAGGGATATTTGAGTGCATTGGCAACGAGGGCTATCATTCTgattgaggctgatgagcCGGCGATCGGACTCCTTGCGTTTGTTGGTATTGGTATGGACGAGGTTAGTACATGTGAGATTACCGTTAAGGAGGGACAGCACGTCAAGAAGGGACAGGAGACGGGCATGTTCCACTTTGGAGGCTCGACGCATTGTGTTATCTTCCGCAAGGGCGTCAAGGTTGAGGGATTCCCCGAGGTTGGTAGGGAGGAGAACGTGCCAGTTCGAAGCCAGCTGGCTGTCGTGAAGAAGTAAGACAGTTCCAGGTAATTCGGGAGATAGTTAAAACAGAATGTATTACGCTTCGTTTATGCTGTCATTATTTATTTCTTCGCATCTTCCTTCATACCAGACTGAACCCAAGCCTTGGACGCACTAGCCTTTGCCTCAAGTTCCTCCTCACTCAGCTTGGCCAGCTCAAACGCGGTGTGGCGCGTAGGAACATGACGACCAGCCTCGAAACCAGGACGCTCAAGGAGCTTGTAGAGCCACTTCTCGAGGTGAGGGAACTCGGAGAGATCAACGCCAGCCCATTCTGTTGGGTGTTAGGAAacggtggtggtgatgttgggGAACAGAGAGACTTACTTGCGCTGGAGACCCAGCCCCAAATGGAAATGTCGGCGATGGTTACTTTGTCGCCGACGATGTAGCCGGATGATGTCTGGGCGAGGTGAGTGTCGAGGGTGCGGTAGAGACGGCGGGTCTCGTTGGTGTAGCGGTTGATGCCGTACTCAATCTTTTCAGGAGCATAGCCTGCGCATGTCAGTATAGTATCATTAATTGCATGAGTGAGAACATACGCTTGAAGTGGTTGGCTTGACCCTGCATGGGACCGAGGCCACCCATCTGCCACATGAGCTGCGAATTGTTAGTTATGATCCGACAATATGATGAGAAAACTCACCCAGCTGGTCATCTCCCAATGCTCAGCAGATCCATGAGGGAACGAAAGCTTATGATCCTTATCATAGCGATCAACGAGGTACTGCAGCATAGCACCACTCTCAAAAACACGGATCTGCTTGCCGTCGAGAGTATCGGTGAGAGCAGGGATACGACCGTtggggttgatcttgaggaacCACTCTTCCTTCTGCTCATTCTCCGTCATCTTGATAGGATACACCTGGGACCGTCAGTGGTGCACGCATGAATGTGGAGAGTGAGAGATTACCTTGTACTCGAGGTTAAGTTCCTCGAGCAGAATAGAGGGTTTGATGCCATTGGGCGTGTTGGTGGTGTAGAGGGTGATGTcggtctttgtcttttgaGCCATTGTGAAGAGTTGTTTTCCCAATTGGGTGATGCGCGATGTCATTAATTAATTTGAGGGTGTAGATATGAGAATGAGACCGAGGGAGGGGAAAGACACTTTATATGATGATATGAGGTTACAAATTCTACATCTGTAGAACTACGGCATAGTGAGGGGTTCCTTTTTCTGGGGATTGGATGGATTATTCATTGTGCAGCTGAATTTGGCTTGGTAATCCGAAGTTGGTGGAGGTTGAACCCACATTGGACCAAGGCACATTGCGCGATTGTTACAACAGTCTTTGTAATCAGCCCGTCTCCGAATGCTCCATGGGGAAATACTCCAGTTGTTGCTGATATCGATTGTTTTATTTATGATCCTGAAGGACTCCCCCTTTTGCTCTGATGATATGAGACTGGCTCTTCTGGCAAATCGCTATCAGCGTCAGCACTTTGAGTGAACTACCAGGCCAAGGTCATTGATGTCATTGCTCTGAGCTCCAGACTGTTCGTGGGGTCTCTCCTTTGATTGGCTGAGGACGAACTCAACTTTTTCACAGAGTTTTGTTCCTGAGCTGCTCACCAGATTAATTTCTCGACGTTAAGCTTATTCCCATTAGCCCCAACCCATAATTATTTGTAGCAGACTTTCAGAACTATTATATTTGTTCTGGAGTCTCCAGTGCAGCCGTCATATTCTCAGGTTCCCCATCATGGATACGTATC
This region includes:
- a CDS encoding Phophatidylserine decarboxylase-domain-containing protein, with the protein product MVHQHGDHHKIPAKHRIHKPGAWLPADHRVHREYMRRVTKYADENPKELVPVLQEFKDFIEKTPRVYMYFIQMFEEIPQKHPYQSDPTGTPQLRDYEHMLQVLNHIFSTAPEWTDAAESVGMVGVPLCAIFDYPMGTPSGYAAFLDPDVNRMLKKVLNHWGKFLMTPKSAEVLGDHKQGWFGPVGLNDLVEVANKPNKTNFKFEEVFECDPSAKYYGFKSWDDFFTRKVRDSARPVASPDDDLVIANCCESRVYNIERDVKLRDRFFAKGQPYSILDMLAHDPLAEKFAGGTIYQAFLSALSYHRWHTPVSGKVVRAFVQDGTYFSEPLFEGVGEPGSTEISSAGLSQSQGYLSALATRAIILIEADEPAIGLLAFVGIGMDEVSTCEITVKEGQHVKKGQETGMFHFGGSTHCVIFRKGVKVEGFPEVGREENVPVRSQLAVVKK
- a CDS encoding glutathione S-transferase — protein: MTSRITQLGKQLFTMAQKTKTDITLYTTNTPNGIKPSILLEELNLEYKVYPIKMTENEQKEEWFLKINPNGRIPALTDTLDGKQIRVFESGAMLQYLVDRYDKDHKLSFPHGSAEHWEMTSWLMWQMGGLGPMQGQANHFKRYAPEKIEYGINRYTNETRRLYRTLDTHLAQTSSGYIVGDKVTIADISIWGWVSSAKWAGVDLSEFPHLEKWLYKLLERPGFEAGRHVPTRHTAFELAKLSEEELEAKASASKAWVQSGMKEDAKK